The following are encoded in a window of Limibacter armeniacum genomic DNA:
- the ilvA gene encoding threonine ammonia-lyase IlvA, with the protein MNTLIDPENTTVLPTVEDVVRAQMRLRDVVTKTPLLHNFNLSQQYDSEIFLKREDLQVVRSYKIRGAYNKISSLGEERSKGVVCASAGNHAQGVAYACQRMGIKGVIFMPSPTPSQKVKQVRMFGKDQVEVVLKGDTFDDAYYAAMEYCKANDSVFIHPFDDPKVIEGQGTVGMEILEETSQPIDYLFVPIGGGGLSAGVGSYFKQISPATKIIGVEPAGAAGMKASLEKGEVVTLPKIDKFVDGAAVQRVGEKTFEICRQVLDDVISVPEGKVCSTILKLYNEEAIVVEPAGALTISALDYYKDQIKGKRVVCVVSGSNNDIVRMEEIKERSLLFEGLKFYFIIRFPQRAGALRDFLVNVLGPKDDIVHFEYTKKINREKGPALVGLEVESPEDFNKLTERMSEKNIQYELLNERFDLFNFLI; encoded by the coding sequence ATGAATACATTGATTGACCCTGAAAATACCACTGTATTGCCTACGGTAGAAGATGTTGTAAGGGCGCAAATGCGTTTAAGGGATGTAGTGACGAAAACGCCATTGCTCCATAACTTTAATCTTTCTCAACAGTACGATTCTGAGATTTTCCTGAAGAGGGAAGATTTGCAGGTTGTTCGTTCTTATAAGATTAGAGGTGCTTATAACAAGATTTCTTCTCTAGGAGAAGAACGTTCCAAAGGTGTGGTATGTGCGAGTGCAGGTAATCATGCGCAAGGAGTAGCGTATGCTTGTCAGCGAATGGGGATTAAGGGAGTGATTTTTATGCCAAGTCCGACGCCTTCTCAGAAGGTGAAACAAGTCAGGATGTTTGGCAAAGATCAGGTAGAGGTGGTGTTGAAAGGAGATACTTTTGATGATGCCTATTATGCTGCCATGGAATATTGTAAAGCCAATGATAGCGTATTTATTCACCCATTTGATGATCCAAAAGTAATAGAAGGACAGGGAACTGTCGGGATGGAAATACTGGAAGAAACCAGTCAGCCCATTGATTATTTGTTTGTGCCGATCGGTGGAGGTGGCCTGTCGGCGGGAGTAGGAAGCTATTTTAAGCAAATCAGTCCTGCTACCAAGATTATAGGAGTAGAGCCTGCAGGTGCTGCAGGAATGAAAGCTTCGCTTGAAAAAGGGGAGGTTGTAACGCTTCCCAAGATTGATAAATTCGTGGATGGCGCTGCTGTACAGCGAGTAGGGGAGAAGACATTTGAGATTTGTCGCCAAGTATTGGACGATGTAATCAGTGTACCTGAAGGTAAAGTTTGTTCCACTATTCTGAAGCTTTACAATGAGGAAGCAATTGTTGTGGAGCCGGCAGGAGCACTGACAATTTCCGCATTGGACTATTACAAAGACCAGATTAAAGGCAAGCGTGTTGTGTGTGTGGTAAGTGGCAGTAACAATGATATTGTCAGAATGGAGGAGATCAAGGAGCGTTCCTTGCTTTTTGAAGGACTGAAATTCTACTTTATTATCCGTTTTCCACAGCGTGCGGGTGCATTGAGAGACTTTTTGGTTAATGTATTAGGGCCAAAGGATGATATCGTTCATTTTGAATATACCAAGAAGATTAACCGTGAGAAAGGTCCAGCTTTGGTTGGATTGGAGGTTGAGTCTCCTGAAGATTTCAATAAGCTGACTGAACGGATGAGTGAAAAAAACATTCAATATGAACTCTTAAATGAGCGTTTTGATTTATTCAACTTCCTGATTTAG
- the ilvC gene encoding ketol-acid reductoisomerase has translation MAKINFGGTVEEVIMREEFPLSKAQEVLKEETVAVIGYGVQGPGQALNMKENGVNVIVGQRQNSASWDKAVADGFVPGETLFPIEEAVQKGTIICYLLSDAAQIAVWPQIKPYLTAGKALYFSHGFGVTYKDRTNIIPPADIDVILVAPKGSGTSLRRLFLEGRGLNSSYAIHQDATGRAKDRTIALGIAVGSGYLFETTFEKEVYSDLTGERGSLMGAIQGLFEAQYSVLREKGHTPSEAFNETVEELTQSLMPLVAENGMDWMYANCSTTAQRGALDWKDKFRDAVRPVVEDLYESVATGEEAQRSIDTNSQPDYRIKLEAELEELRSSEMWQAGAAVRQLRPENK, from the coding sequence ATGGCTAAGATTAATTTCGGCGGAACAGTTGAGGAAGTAATCATGAGAGAAGAGTTCCCATTGTCCAAAGCACAGGAAGTACTGAAAGAAGAAACAGTAGCAGTTATTGGTTATGGTGTACAGGGCCCAGGTCAGGCACTGAACATGAAAGAAAATGGCGTCAATGTAATCGTTGGTCAGCGTCAGAATTCAGCTTCTTGGGACAAGGCAGTAGCGGATGGTTTTGTACCAGGTGAAACACTTTTCCCTATCGAGGAAGCTGTACAGAAAGGTACAATTATCTGTTACCTGCTGTCAGATGCAGCACAGATTGCAGTTTGGCCTCAAATCAAGCCTTACCTGACTGCTGGTAAAGCATTGTATTTCTCTCACGGTTTTGGTGTGACTTACAAGGACAGAACGAACATCATTCCTCCTGCAGATATTGACGTAATTCTGGTAGCGCCTAAAGGTTCAGGTACTTCATTGAGAAGACTGTTCCTGGAAGGTAGAGGTCTGAACTCTTCTTATGCAATCCACCAGGATGCTACAGGTAGAGCGAAAGATAGAACAATTGCTTTGGGTATCGCAGTAGGTTCTGGTTACCTGTTCGAAACAACTTTCGAAAAAGAAGTTTACTCTGACTTGACAGGTGAAAGAGGTTCTTTGATGGGTGCCATCCAAGGTTTGTTTGAAGCTCAGTACTCAGTATTGCGTGAAAAAGGACACACTCCTTCTGAAGCATTCAACGAGACTGTAGAGGAACTGACTCAGTCACTGATGCCATTGGTAGCTGAAAACGGTATGGACTGGATGTATGCAAACTGCTCAACTACAGCTCAAAGAGGTGCACTTGACTGGAAAGACAAGTTCAGAGATGCAGTTCGTCCTGTAGTGGAAGACCTGTACGAGTCTGTAGCAACTGGTGAAGAAGCACAACGTTCAATCGACACTAACTCTCAGCCTGATTACCGTATTAAGTTGGAAGCTGAGCTGGAAGAGTTGAGAAGTTCTGAAATGTGGCAAGCAGGAGCAGCTGTACGTCAGCTGAGACCTGAAAATAAATAA
- the ilvN gene encoding acetolactate synthase small subunit, translating into MEKKRFTLSIFTENTVGLLTRITLIFTRRKINIESLTTSASEIDNVHRFTVVFNSSHENAIKVLKQIEKQVDVIKCFCYEDQDIIFQEIALYKVSIHNLHEGNEVENIVRKSHARILAAQPDFLVIEKTGHEYETHELYEQLKPFGLMQFARSGRIALAKERQEVSAMLRDLAENSI; encoded by the coding sequence ATGGAAAAGAAAAGATTCACCCTTTCAATATTCACTGAGAATACAGTCGGATTGCTGACAAGGATTACACTGATCTTTACTCGGCGAAAAATCAATATAGAAAGCCTGACAACGTCAGCATCTGAAATTGACAATGTACACCGCTTCACAGTGGTATTTAATAGCTCGCACGAAAATGCTATTAAGGTGCTCAAGCAGATTGAGAAGCAAGTGGATGTAATCAAGTGCTTCTGTTATGAGGATCAGGATATCATTTTCCAGGAAATAGCCTTGTACAAAGTGTCTATTCACAACCTGCACGAGGGCAATGAGGTGGAGAACATCGTTCGTAAAAGCCATGCTCGCATTTTGGCTGCTCAACCTGATTTCCTAGTGATTGAAAAGACGGGCCATGAGTATGAGACCCATGAGCTTTACGAGCAGTTGAAACCGTTCGGCCTGATGCAATTTGCCCGTTCTGGAAGAATTGCATTGGCAAAAGAAAGACAGGAAGTAAGTGCTATGCTGAGGGATTTGGCAGAAAATAGTATCTAA
- the ilvB gene encoding biosynthetic-type acetolactate synthase large subunit yields MTNTLSGKSQGNEVPTKKKVTGAEAVVLSLLEEGVDILFGYPGGAIMPVYDELYKYQDQLKHVLVRHEQGAVHAAQGFARVTNDVGVCIATSGPGATNLITGIADAMIDSTPLVCITGQVAKHLLGTDAFQETDVVGISMPVTKWNYQVTKASEIPEAIAKAFYLAKSGRPGPVLIDITKNAQFEEFDFEYKKCEKVRSYKPVEPAEESTLEEAAKLINEAKKPYILVGQGVILSEAQKEFIEFVEKTGAPVASTLLGLSAVSADHPQYVGYLGMHGNYGPNVKTNECDVLIAIGMRFDDRVTGDLSRYAKQAKVIHFEIDPAEIDKNVKTDVAVIADAKEALTRLLPKLENRTHDAWLEEFRACDRLEEEKVHVNDFAPDTKKPKMAEVVKMLSEMTEGKAVIVTDVGQHQMVTTRYYEFRQSVSNVTSGGLGTMGFALPAAIGAKFGKRDREVVMIAGDGGFQMTLQELGTIMQEKLPVKILILNNSFLGMVRQWQQMFFERRYSFTEMDNPDFVKLAGAFDIEAMRVSDRESLHDGLTAMLNSEESFLLEVVVEKETNVFPMIPTGESVSNVRLE; encoded by the coding sequence ATGACCAACACTTTGTCAGGCAAAAGCCAAGGCAACGAGGTTCCGACCAAAAAGAAAGTGACTGGGGCAGAAGCGGTAGTGTTATCACTGCTTGAAGAAGGAGTAGATATACTGTTTGGCTATCCGGGTGGTGCCATCATGCCTGTGTATGATGAGCTTTATAAATATCAGGACCAACTGAAACATGTATTGGTGCGCCATGAACAAGGTGCTGTACATGCGGCACAAGGTTTTGCTAGAGTCACCAATGATGTAGGGGTCTGTATCGCTACTTCAGGTCCGGGAGCTACAAACCTAATTACCGGTATTGCTGATGCCATGATTGATTCAACTCCATTGGTATGTATCACTGGACAGGTGGCAAAACACCTATTGGGTACGGATGCATTTCAGGAAACGGACGTGGTGGGGATTTCAATGCCTGTAACCAAATGGAACTATCAGGTGACAAAAGCATCTGAAATTCCAGAGGCAATCGCCAAAGCATTTTACTTGGCTAAAAGCGGAAGACCAGGTCCTGTTCTAATTGATATTACAAAGAATGCTCAGTTTGAAGAGTTTGACTTTGAATATAAGAAATGTGAGAAAGTACGTAGCTACAAGCCAGTAGAACCTGCTGAAGAGTCAACACTGGAAGAAGCTGCCAAATTGATCAATGAGGCAAAGAAACCATACATTCTGGTTGGTCAAGGTGTAATCCTGTCCGAAGCTCAAAAAGAGTTTATAGAATTTGTGGAGAAGACAGGTGCTCCTGTAGCCAGCACATTGTTGGGCCTTTCAGCCGTCTCTGCTGACCATCCACAGTATGTGGGATATTTGGGGATGCATGGTAATTATGGACCCAATGTCAAAACCAATGAATGTGATGTCCTGATTGCCATCGGGATGCGCTTCGATGACCGTGTTACCGGAGACCTCAGCAGATATGCAAAGCAGGCAAAAGTGATTCACTTTGAAATTGATCCGGCTGAGATTGATAAGAATGTGAAGACAGATGTTGCGGTTATCGCAGATGCCAAGGAAGCATTGACACGTTTGTTGCCAAAGTTGGAAAATCGTACACACGATGCTTGGCTTGAAGAATTCAGGGCATGTGATCGACTTGAGGAGGAGAAGGTTCATGTAAATGACTTTGCTCCGGATACGAAGAAGCCAAAAATGGCGGAAGTTGTGAAAATGCTCTCAGAAATGACTGAAGGCAAAGCAGTAATCGTAACAGACGTTGGTCAGCATCAGATGGTAACTACCCGTTACTATGAATTCCGTCAGTCGGTGAGTAATGTCACTTCTGGAGGTTTGGGTACTATGGGCTTTGCCTTGCCAGCTGCGATTGGTGCCAAGTTCGGCAAAAGAGATCGCGAAGTCGTGATGATTGCCGGAGACGGTGGTTTTCAGATGACACTTCAGGAACTGGGTACTATCATGCAGGAGAAGTTGCCTGTAAAGATTCTGATTCTTAACAACAGTTTCTTGGGTATGGTAAGGCAGTGGCAGCAAATGTTTTTTGAAAGACGCTACTCCTTCACTGAAATGGATAACCCTGATTTTGTGAAGCTTGCCGGTGCTTTTGATATAGAAGCCATGAGAGTGAGTGACAGGGAGTCTCTGCACGATGGATTGACAGCGATGCTGAACTCAGAAGAGTCATTCCTGCTTGAGGTGGTAGTAGAGAAGGAAACGAACGTATTCCCGATGATACCAACAGGTGAATCTGTTTCCAATGTAAGACTTGAGTAG
- the ilvD gene encoding dihydroxy-acid dehydratase codes for MSDMNKHSRTVTQDPTQPAAQAMLYAIGLSEDDLKKPQVGIVSTGFEGNPCNMHLNDLSTYVKKGTAKADLIGLIFNTIGVSDGMTNGTTGMNYSLPSRDIIADSIEAVVSGQFYDGLVSVVGCDKNMPGAMIAMCRLNRPAILVYGGTIASGCYKKKKLNIVSAFEALGEKFAGKISDEDYKGIIQNSCPGAGACGGMYTANTMASAIEALGLSLPYSASNPAVGDDKQKECEAAGEAMHNLLKMDLKPKDILTKKSFENALTVIMALGGSTNAVLHMLAIAKAADIELSLEDFQRISDQTPFLADLKPSGKYLMEDVHAIGGTPAVMKQLLADGLLHGDCMTVTGKTLAENLADVESLAEGQDLLRPLSEPIKPSGHIQILYGNIAKEGSVAKITGKEGERFEGDAKVYDDEFAAMKGIQSGEVKAGQVIVIRYSGPKGGPGMPEMLKPTSAIMGAGLGKEVALITDGRFSGGTHGFVVGHITPEAQEGGNIALIKDGDKIIIDAVNNTIDVAVSDEELDERRKEWNAPPLKFSRGVLYKYIKTVSSASEGCVTDEF; via the coding sequence ATGTCGGATATGAATAAACATAGCCGCACGGTTACGCAAGATCCAACGCAACCGGCGGCCCAGGCCATGCTATACGCAATTGGCTTAAGTGAAGATGATTTAAAAAAACCTCAGGTAGGAATTGTGAGTACTGGATTCGAAGGAAATCCATGTAACATGCACCTTAATGACCTGTCGACTTATGTGAAGAAAGGAACTGCCAAAGCTGATCTGATTGGGCTTATTTTTAATACCATCGGAGTGAGTGACGGCATGACCAATGGTACGACAGGAATGAATTACTCTCTCCCTTCTCGTGACATTATTGCAGACTCTATTGAAGCGGTTGTTTCAGGTCAGTTTTATGATGGATTAGTATCCGTTGTGGGATGTGATAAAAACATGCCTGGTGCCATGATAGCGATGTGTCGTCTGAACCGCCCTGCTATTCTGGTATATGGAGGTACAATTGCATCTGGTTGCTACAAGAAGAAAAAACTGAACATAGTGTCAGCATTTGAAGCACTGGGTGAAAAGTTTGCAGGCAAGATCTCTGATGAAGACTATAAAGGTATTATTCAGAACTCATGTCCAGGTGCGGGAGCTTGTGGCGGTATGTACACAGCCAATACAATGGCTTCTGCCATAGAAGCATTGGGACTTAGTTTGCCATACAGTGCATCAAATCCGGCAGTAGGTGATGATAAGCAAAAAGAATGCGAGGCGGCTGGAGAAGCAATGCATAACCTACTCAAGATGGACCTTAAGCCTAAGGACATCCTTACCAAAAAATCTTTTGAAAATGCTTTGACAGTGATTATGGCACTTGGTGGTTCTACCAATGCCGTATTGCACATGCTGGCCATTGCTAAAGCGGCTGATATCGAACTGTCATTGGAAGACTTCCAGCGAATCAGTGACCAGACACCATTCCTTGCTGACTTGAAGCCAAGTGGTAAGTACCTGATGGAAGATGTACATGCCATTGGTGGTACTCCTGCTGTAATGAAACAGCTGTTGGCTGATGGCCTGTTGCATGGTGACTGTATGACTGTGACGGGTAAAACATTGGCTGAGAACTTGGCTGATGTGGAGTCTCTAGCTGAAGGACAGGACTTGCTGAGACCATTGAGTGAGCCAATCAAACCTTCAGGGCATATCCAGATTCTTTATGGAAATATCGCTAAAGAAGGCTCTGTTGCTAAAATCACAGGAAAAGAGGGAGAACGATTTGAAGGTGATGCAAAGGTCTATGACGATGAATTTGCAGCCATGAAAGGTATTCAGAGTGGTGAAGTGAAGGCAGGGCAAGTGATTGTGATCCGTTACTCTGGTCCAAAAGGAGGTCCTGGTATGCCAGAAATGCTGAAACCGACATCAGCAATTATGGGTGCTGGATTAGGTAAAGAAGTAGCACTGATTACAGACGGCCGTTTCTCAGGAGGTACTCATGGTTTTGTGGTAGGGCATATTACACCTGAAGCACAAGAAGGCGGCAACATTGCCCTGATTAAGGATGGCGATAAGATCATTATTGATGCAGTCAATAACACAATTGATGTAGCTGTCAGTGATGAGGAACTTGATGAGAGAAGAAAAGAATGGAATGCACCGCCGCTGAAATTCAGTAGGGGGGTACTATATAAATATATCAAAACCGTTTCGTCTGCCTCAGAGGGATGCGTGACGGATGAATTTTAG
- the ilvE gene encoding branched-chain-amino-acid transaminase, whose translation MKYFDEETVVFHNGKFIKAKDAGTDLYSQSLHYGNSVFDAMRAYDTALGAHVFKAHQHYKRFKESAERMCLTLPYSVEELVSITYALLEENNFSDAYIRPMVYAGANLELTPTEQSGLFIAAWKWDKYLGKDLLDVTVSSYSRPSPKSCHVESKIAGNYASATVALAEAKRNGFDDALMLDVDGNVAEGTGANFFFEIGNRLFTPQCGHIFPGITRQTVLEISQSLGIEVVEGKFRPADLNRVDGAFFAGTAAQITGIRSINGNPMRKKWENTIGYTIFEKYGHIVTQNEYDGYSII comes from the coding sequence ATGAAGTATTTCGATGAAGAAACGGTGGTTTTCCATAACGGAAAATTCATTAAAGCAAAAGATGCAGGCACAGACTTGTATAGTCAGTCTTTACACTACGGCAATAGTGTTTTTGATGCGATGAGAGCTTATGATACTGCTTTGGGGGCACATGTGTTTAAGGCACATCAGCACTATAAGCGTTTCAAGGAGTCAGCAGAGCGTATGTGCCTGACACTACCTTATTCTGTTGAGGAACTGGTGAGTATTACGTATGCACTTTTGGAAGAGAATAACTTTTCTGATGCATATATCCGCCCAATGGTATATGCTGGTGCTAATCTTGAACTTACCCCAACTGAACAATCTGGGCTGTTTATAGCTGCTTGGAAATGGGATAAGTACCTAGGAAAAGATCTTTTGGATGTGACAGTATCATCATACTCTCGTCCTAGTCCTAAGTCATGTCATGTGGAGTCCAAAATAGCAGGAAACTATGCTTCTGCTACAGTGGCACTGGCTGAAGCAAAACGTAATGGTTTTGACGATGCTTTGATGTTGGACGTAGACGGTAATGTAGCTGAAGGTACTGGTGCTAACTTCTTCTTCGAAATTGGAAATCGCCTGTTCACACCTCAGTGTGGTCATATTTTCCCTGGTATTACGAGACAAACCGTATTGGAAATCAGTCAAAGTCTGGGCATTGAAGTGGTTGAGGGTAAGTTCAGACCTGCTGACCTGAATAGAGTAGACGGAGCCTTCTTTGCAGGTACTGCCGCACAGATTACAGGAATCCGCTCTATCAATGGCAATCCAATGCGCAAGAAATGGGAGAATACTATTGGCTATACCATTTTCGAAAAGTATGGTCATATCGTAACTCAAAATGAATATGACGGCTACTCGATTATCTGA
- a CDS encoding DUF819 family protein encodes MNQNFLLSAGSPLITNDAVVFGLLMTALAFVFYTASSNHKFWKMFYTVVPALLMCYLIPSLLNSAGIISEEKSNLYGMAKNYLLPASLALMTLSVDMKAIMRLGGKSLVMFFTATVGIVIGGPIAIMLISAVSPETVAGAGPAEVWRGLATLAGSWIGGGANQAAMLEIYQYDQNLYSGMVAVDIIVANIWMAIVLFGVGKSAKIDKWLNADASSIKELQQKVEAYQNSINKIPSLKDMILIGGVAFGAVGVSHLFSDIMTGFISANYPSLNDSILGSGFFWVVVISTTIGLMLSFTKARDLEGAGASKLGSVFIYILVATIGMKMDVTKTLDNPGLLAIGLVWMSVHVGLLILVAKIIRAPFFFLAVGSQANVGGAASAPIVASAFHSSLAPVGVLLAVLGYALGTYGAIFCAELMQIVSP; translated from the coding sequence ATGAATCAGAACTTTCTATTGTCAGCGGGCTCTCCGCTAATCACCAATGATGCAGTAGTGTTTGGACTGCTGATGACTGCGCTTGCTTTTGTGTTCTATACGGCAAGCAGTAATCATAAATTTTGGAAGATGTTTTACACAGTAGTGCCTGCACTGCTGATGTGTTACCTTATACCATCCTTACTGAATTCTGCTGGAATTATTTCAGAAGAGAAGTCTAACCTATATGGAATGGCTAAGAACTACCTTCTGCCTGCAAGTTTGGCTTTGATGACACTTAGTGTTGACATGAAAGCAATCATGCGATTGGGAGGCAAGAGTTTGGTCATGTTCTTTACAGCTACTGTAGGTATCGTGATTGGTGGACCAATTGCCATCATGCTCATTTCAGCTGTGTCTCCTGAGACTGTTGCTGGTGCAGGGCCAGCGGAGGTTTGGAGAGGCTTGGCTACTTTGGCAGGTAGCTGGATTGGTGGTGGAGCCAATCAGGCAGCTATGCTGGAGATTTACCAATATGACCAGAACCTTTATTCAGGGATGGTAGCGGTAGATATTATTGTAGCTAATATTTGGATGGCTATTGTGCTTTTTGGTGTAGGTAAGTCAGCCAAAATAGATAAATGGCTGAATGCTGATGCTTCATCAATTAAGGAGCTGCAACAAAAAGTGGAAGCTTATCAGAATAGTATCAACAAGATTCCATCACTGAAGGATATGATCTTGATCGGAGGGGTAGCTTTTGGTGCTGTAGGTGTCTCTCACCTGTTCTCAGATATAATGACAGGTTTTATAAGTGCCAATTACCCTTCATTGAATGATTCAATATTGGGAAGTGGTTTCTTCTGGGTTGTGGTAATTTCTACTACAATAGGCTTGATGCTTTCATTTACGAAGGCGAGAGACCTTGAAGGTGCTGGTGCTTCTAAATTGGGTAGCGTATTTATATACATACTGGTTGCGACAATCGGTATGAAGATGGATGTGACCAAAACGTTAGACAACCCAGGGTTGTTGGCTATTGGTTTGGTATGGATGTCCGTTCACGTTGGATTGCTGATATTGGTAGCGAAAATTATTAGAGCGCCGTTCTTCTTCTTGGCAGTAGGAAGCCAAGCGAATGTAGGAGGTGCCGCTTCAGCGCCTATAGTAGCTTCAGCTTTCCATTCATCATTAGCACCGGTTGGAGTTTTGTTGGCAGTGTTAGGGTATGCCTTGGGAACTTATGGTGCTATATTCTGTGCAGAACTGATGCAGATTGTATCACCTTAA
- the trhA gene encoding PAQR family membrane homeostasis protein TrhA, with amino-acid sequence MNTSSRSYTKTVDLSDNEIVRLRTAIEERANSLTHAFAALLSVVGLIVMLGKVDQTNVAAVTSVWLYGSSMIFVFTASAFLHAYYDHKLTNLLDTLDHAGINLLIAGTYSPFLLLGVGEKTGWSFFWVIWGIAIGGVLWRMCMGERVRWVSLGIYILMGWLWVLELDALSDALQDGSYYLMLAVCLYMMGMVFYLWERLPFNHTVWHVFAMVGTFMTYYVIYNYIL; translated from the coding sequence ATGAACACCTCCTCTAGAAGTTATACAAAAACAGTTGATTTAAGTGATAATGAAATTGTCAGACTTAGGACTGCTATTGAAGAGCGAGCAAACAGCTTGACACATGCGTTTGCTGCTTTATTAAGTGTAGTGGGGCTGATTGTCATGCTCGGTAAAGTGGACCAAACCAATGTTGCAGCTGTTACAAGTGTTTGGTTGTATGGTAGCAGCATGATCTTCGTGTTTACAGCTTCAGCATTTTTACATGCCTATTATGATCATAAGTTGACGAACTTACTTGATACACTAGATCATGCAGGTATAAACTTGTTAATAGCTGGGACTTATTCTCCTTTTCTGTTGTTGGGAGTTGGAGAAAAGACAGGATGGAGTTTTTTCTGGGTGATATGGGGTATCGCTATCGGAGGTGTACTTTGGAGAATGTGTATGGGGGAAAGAGTACGTTGGGTTTCACTCGGTATCTACATTCTGATGGGGTGGTTGTGGGTGTTAGAGTTAGATGCTCTTTCTGATGCATTACAGGATGGTTCTTACTATCTGATGTTGGCAGTGTGTTTATATATGATGGGTATGGTCTTTTATCTTTGGGAAAGGTTGCCTTTTAATCATACGGTTTGGCATGTGTTTGCAATGGTAGGGACATTTATGACTTATTATGTGATCTATAATTATATTCTTTGA
- the rocF gene encoding arginase, with protein sequence MNDVRLVTVRSEIAAGTRGAALGIDAMIVASLDNKSTFFAEHESVNVEDANAVLFKKNKFPNAKYINKVHEVLERVCETTSSVMESDYFPVVLAGDHSTAAGTICGVKKANPDKRLGVIWIDAHADLHSPYTTPSGNMHGMPLAMVSNEDNMESKVNDPDTETTAYWDAIKNVGTRGPKIEASDIVFISVRDTEGPENVLMRKHGIRNFKTEEVREKGTKQIAAEALEQLSHCDIIYVSFDVDSMDSRISKGTGTPVENGLTVEEALELNKLLVADKRVCAWEIVEVNPTLDRENTMAENAFRILSETVNVIEKRLGKNNMVTV encoded by the coding sequence ATGAATGATGTAAGACTAGTAACCGTAAGATCTGAAATCGCAGCAGGAACAAGAGGCGCAGCATTGGGGATTGATGCTATGATTGTTGCTTCATTGGACAATAAGTCCACTTTTTTTGCTGAACACGAATCTGTCAATGTAGAGGACGCTAACGCTGTTCTTTTCAAGAAGAACAAGTTTCCGAATGCAAAATATATCAACAAGGTTCATGAAGTGCTTGAGCGCGTTTGTGAAACCACTTCTTCCGTAATGGAAAGCGATTATTTCCCTGTTGTATTGGCAGGAGACCATTCGACGGCAGCAGGTACTATCTGTGGTGTTAAGAAAGCAAATCCAGACAAGCGACTTGGCGTAATTTGGATTGACGCCCATGCAGACCTTCACTCTCCATATACTACACCATCAGGCAATATGCATGGAATGCCTTTGGCAATGGTAAGCAATGAGGATAATATGGAAAGCAAAGTGAATGACCCTGACACTGAAACAACTGCTTACTGGGATGCTATTAAGAATGTTGGGACAAGAGGGCCAAAGATTGAAGCTTCTGATATTGTCTTTATATCCGTAAGGGATACAGAAGGGCCTGAAAATGTCTTGATGAGAAAGCATGGTATCCGAAACTTCAAAACGGAAGAGGTAAGAGAAAAAGGTACTAAGCAGATTGCAGCTGAAGCGTTGGAGCAATTGTCTCACTGTGATATTATTTATGTTTCATTTGATGTAGATAGTATGGACTCCCGTATATCAAAAGGAACTGGAACTCCAGTAGAGAATGGGCTTACAGTAGAAGAGGCATTGGAACTGAATAAGTTGTTGGTAGCTGATAAGCGCGTTTGTGCTTGGGAGATTGTAGAAGTGAACCCGACACTTGACCGTGAAAATACAATGGCAGAAAATGCTTTTAGAATTCTTTCAGAAACCGTGAATGTTATTGAGAAGCGTCTCGGAAAAAACAACATGGTAACAGTCTGA